Below is a genomic region from Cohaesibacter intestini.
GCCATGCCGCTTGGCGCGAAACCCACTCTTCGCGAAACCACTTACCGCGAAACCATGTCGGAATGGTGATGAAGACCCGTTTCCTTCATGGTCCTTACGGACATTGCCCAATTTCACCGCCAAGGGGAAGGGTTTTTATGATTTATTTACCATGCGGGCGTGCAAAAGAAAGGGCGCGATGCATTTCGTTGCACCGCGCCCGGATCATCAGGTCAGTATGTTCGCAGCAGGTCCATAACCGGCTTTGCGGTCAGGCCTGGTCTTGACGGGGCTTGTCGAGCAGCTTTTTCAGGCGTTGACGGATCAATTCGTTGCCAGCCACCACCGAGCCATTTTCCAGCATGGCATCGCCGCCGTGAATGTCGGTGACAAAGCCACCTGCCTCACGGATCAGCAGGATGCCTGCGGCAATGTCCCAGGCGTTGAGATATTCTTCGAAATGGCCATCAAGGCGCCCAGCAGCCACATAGGCCAGCTGAAGGGCTGCAGACCCCATGCTGCGGACCCCTGACACTTCACCCATCACGGTTTCCATCTTGCCCAGATAGGCTCTGTGCTTGCCACGACCCAGATGTGGGATCCCGGTGCCAATGACGCAATCATGAATGTCATCGCGGGCCGCAACGCGCATGCGGCGGTCATTGTAGAAGGCGCCACGGCCGCGTTCGGCGGTGAACAGGTCATCGGTGGCCGGATTGTAGATAACGGCCGCAACGATGCGCCCTTCATGTTCCAGCGCAATGGAAATGGCGAAGAATGGAATGCTGTGCAGGAAGTTGGTGGTGCCATCGAGCGGATCGATGATCCAGCGGTGGCTCTTGTCAACGCCCTCGATGGTGCCGCCTTCTTCCATGAGGAAACCGAAATTCGGGCGCGCTTTCTGCAGTTCCATGCGAATGGTCTTCTCTGCCTGCATATCTGCGTTGGATACGAAATCACCCGGTCCTTTGCGGGAGACCTGCAGATTTTCCAGTTCGCCAAAGTCGCGGGCGAGGCGGCGGCCTGCCTTGAGGGCGGCCTGGGTCATGACATTGAGAAGGGCTGAGCGGGCCATGGGTCGTGTGTCCTGGGTGACTGGCATCCCGATATGGACCTTGCCTCGGTCTGATCGGGTGCGGATAAAATGAAAGGACGTGCAGGTGATCTTTCGAACGCCAACACGTCGCTAAAGGCTGTCAGGCCACCAGACAGGATGCCAGTGGCCAGAAAAGATCTGCGGCTGATCAGTCGGCGCGCTTGATATAGGTGATTTCGTTGGTGTCGACCACAATCTTCTCGCCAATGGAGATGAAGGGAGGCACCATGCAGCGCACGCCATTGTCCATCATCGCAGGCTTGTAGGAAGAGGACTGGGTCTGGCCCTTGATATGCGGCTCGGTCTCGGTGACTTCGAGAACCACCTGATCGGGCAACTGAATGCCAATCGGGCGCTCTTCGTGCAACTCGACAACCACTGCCATGCCGTCCTGAAGGAATGCGGAGCGCTCGCCGACGAAATCCTTGTTCAGTTCAAGCTGCTCGTAGCTTTCGGTATCCATGAAGACCAGATTGTCGCCTTCTTCATAGAGGAACGTGAAGTCTTTCTGCTCAAGACGCACGCGCTCGATTGTTTCGGTGGCGCGGAAGCGTTCGTTGAGTTTGCGGCCATCAATCAGGTTTTTCAGTTCAACCTGCGCGAAGGCACCGCCTTTGCCGGGTTTCACGGCATTGATTTTAACTGCAACCCAGATCGTGCCCTGATGCTCGATCACATTGCCAGGACGGATTTCGTTACCATTGATCTTCATAACTAGCCATCTTGCTGACAGGATGCGGGCACAAATGGTTGCTGCGATCCTGTGTCATTTGAAAGGATGATAGGCGCCCGGCCAAGACGGAAAGATCTCAGCACGCGGACAGGTGCCTTCTAGGACCATATTCACGGGCGATTTGCAAGGCTTTTGGCAGATTTTTTGGCGTGAAACTGCCAGATTTCGGCTTTCTGACGTCTCGTCCATGGACTGGTCTTGCTTGCGAAAGGCTCTGGTAACCAGTCTCAGGGCTGCCGTTTGCCTGTCTGGGGTGTTGTCTGGGGTGCGGTCTGGGGCGCTGTCTTAGGGACTGACTGGG
It encodes:
- a CDS encoding inositol monophosphatase family protein, producing the protein MARSALLNVMTQAALKAGRRLARDFGELENLQVSRKGPGDFVSNADMQAEKTIRMELQKARPNFGFLMEEGGTIEGVDKSHRWIIDPLDGTTNFLHSIPFFAISIALEHEGRIVAAVIYNPATDDLFTAERGRGAFYNDRRMRVAARDDIHDCVIGTGIPHLGRGKHRAYLGKMETVMGEVSGVRSMGSAALQLAYVAAGRLDGHFEEYLNAWDIAAGILLIREAGGFVTDIHGGDAMLENGSVVAGNELIRQRLKKLLDKPRQDQA
- the efp gene encoding elongation factor P, whose protein sequence is MKINGNEIRPGNVIEHQGTIWVAVKINAVKPGKGGAFAQVELKNLIDGRKLNERFRATETIERVRLEQKDFTFLYEEGDNLVFMDTESYEQLELNKDFVGERSAFLQDGMAVVVELHEERPIGIQLPDQVVLEVTETEPHIKGQTQSSSYKPAMMDNGVRCMVPPFISIGEKIVVDTNEITYIKRAD